The Candidatus Hydrogenedentota bacterium sequence CTCATGACGTACATGTCGCGCATGGAAGTTGCCCCGGGATGCCGGAATCCATAGCGCACGCCATCGAACCGGGCCAGGTTTGCGCTCGCCTCAGCCGTGCAAATGATGTAGTACGTGGCGACGGCATACTCGGAATGGGGCAGCGACACGTCCTTTATTTGAGCACCCTGTTCGCGCAACGCCGCGACCGCCTTCTCGACATGCGCGCGCACCTCGCCTGAGAGCGCGTCCGTGAAGAACTCGCGGGGCAGACCGATTCGGAGGCCGCGCACATCGCCTGTAAGCGCGCGCGTGAAATCCGGGACCGGAATATCCGCGGAGGTGCTGTCTTTGGGGTCGTGGCCGCACATGACGCGCAAGGCCAGGGCGCAGTCGCGGACGCCCTTGGTCAGGGAGCCGACCTGGTCGAGCGACGACGCAAACGCGACGAGTCCGAAACGGGAGATGCGCCCGTAGGTGGGCTTCATGCCCACGCAGCCGCACAGGGCCGCCGGCTGCCGTATCGAGCCGCCCGTATCGCTG is a genomic window containing:
- a CDS encoding aspartyl/glutamyl-tRNA amidotransferase subunit A, producing the protein SDTGGSIRQPAALCGCVGMKPTYGRISRFGLVAFASSLDQVGSLTKGVRDCALALRVMCGHDPKDSTSADIPVPDFTRALTGDVRGLRIGLPREFFTDALSGEVRAHVEKAVAALREQGAQIKDVSLPHSEYAVATYYIICTAEASANLARFDGVRYGFRHPGATSMRDMYVMSRTAGFGPEVQRRILLGTYVLSSGYYDAYYLKAQKVRTLIKRDFDRAFEQVDIIAGPTSPTPAFRFGEKTADPLTMYLSDIYTISCNLAALPGLSMPCGLTAAGLPVGLQFFAKAFDEETLLRVAYAFEQTGAPAIGKPPLG